The following DNA comes from Nymphalis io chromosome 20, ilAglIoxx1.1, whole genome shotgun sequence.
TGAATATGTAGCTCTGAGAATATATTTTAGGTCAATTTTAGAGAGTTATTGTGAAAATATTACATTGGCCaggcatttattttatattaataatatttcctgtaTTGGTTTGATATTAAAAGTGgttttaaaaacacaataactaaaGTAACTTGTAAATAATCCACTGCTGATATGAAGCTTTCTTCGCTCTTGAGAAGAAGGAATTTCATTCTTTACATGAAGATATCCTTATGAAGTTTTTCTATATAGCCAGTtacaaaatgatatataataattatatgtatatacaagttAGGTATTTAGATAGATAGTTCCTTTTGAGATTATCTATGTGTTTTTACTACTGGATCTCGAATACTATTATGTATTAGGAATTGTCGCTACTTCACTGATAAGGAGAAGGCTTAAATCTTATTCTACCAGACTAACTATTGTGGTATGGTGGACACGCGACAAAATTTAATCACTTAGCAAAGATTATATACATCGCCGAATATTGTGTTATCGAgtgtatttatacaataataaagaaCGTGAAAAGTCATTGATATTGTACTCGTTTTTGTACCTGCGAATCCAGTACCCATTGGTTGGTGGCACTGGCTTATAACAAAAGCTAATAAAATAAcccaataataaaaaagacacaTATGAATAGCTTAACAGCTTTATTTTGCTGAAATacttagtaattaaataataatttattatttcatctaACCGTATAAATGTGTGAAGTTAATTAAGACGATAATCGTAGATGAGCATACATTGGCAATCTCTATTGGTAGTGAAACATTTAATGGTATAAACCGCCATATTTTACTTTGGAATGACCTTATGTTTGTGTAGGTAAGAAATATTTCTATGTCTTCTTTTGTTTTTGGATCTGAAACAAATCATATTTGTTGATAATGAAAAAGTCGTTCTATGAATATTTTTCAAGACTTATGATTACTGGTACGTCTCTCTATAATGAGATATACATGAGGCTAATCTCTATCTGATATGATACAGTGAGGCACAATTAATAAACGAGTATatccataatatatacatagtccTTATTAAGATTAGTaactttaattcttaatttatttaatgtaatatgaatttgtatcaattttatttatattataagatggataaatcaaaataaatgtttttaaatacctGTCTCACATATAAGGTGGTGGATTAAGATAGTCCGAATTTTTTCGACTTCCATCAAATGTAACTCAACCACAATACATGGTGAAAATAGAAGAAAACATACttgacatatatgtataatgagaAATCCAATAGATTCAATAGGttcctaaataataataaaaaaatattaaaatatagaacaCCTAAGACCTGCCCCCTTAAACACGGACAAAGCTGCAAGCCTGAACTAGTAATTGATAGTTCTATTTAATGTCATACTCACATAGATTGCTGATTTTACAATTGTTCtcgtaactttttttattttagtagtatgtttattaaaatctacattatgtaaaatataaatttaaaatcaatcaagTTTATACTTACACGGTCCTCGACCAccaataatatatgataaacatTGAAAATCAATTTTGGTAAACCGCAGATAATACTGATAAATATCTGAAAAGAAAGAAAACAGGGTTTGtgagatcctactaaaaataaattatattttgacttcGACTTTGaccaataacaattttaaaaaaatactagaaaATTTGTAAACTATTTGTCATTAAACTGTACTCGGCAAAAGCCTCTTCTTCTCTTGGGGAAAAGGTATTATGgtttattccaacacgctgctctaatgcggattggtggatacatgtggcataatttaatttgacatgCAATTTACTAAGCAAACTAAGtccataaaaattcaatttgctTGCCTGGATTTCAACCCATGACCTTCAGCAAAAGTGCTCCTCTTTAACCTTGTAGTAATACCAGCATTAATAACAAAGTAGTAATTCATTCACTATGAATGCATGCATGCATGCATTTATAtgcataaaaatgaaaacaaattttaagaATCTTGTGAATCGGAATAAAAAGCACAACATAAGTTAACATTATGACACACACTTGTGTGCtctaatcacaaataaaaaaacgcaAAAAATCAAGCCACGGAATACAAGAGATAATACTTACTGATGCATGAATTTCAGGTTTTATCAGATCAATGATGTCAgctatatctttatataaattagtaaagAACTTTATTTTATCAGTTTTAACCGTTTTGTTATCATGTgcatatagataataattatatccagGCATTTCGTCTAGTCTTTGTCGAAGCAAATTAAGTCTATGGCGAACAATGTCAAGCAAGAGAAAACGCCAAACTCTATTCATATCCAAAGCGAAAGACGAGAAAAGACTTAAGATAAACATACTCAGATTGATAAAACAGACATAACAAATGCAATGGATGCTTACGAACAAGATTCTAACAATCCAAAGTATTAATATCGTCAAGAATATTCTGTTACGAGACTTAGAATAATGTCTAAAGTTAATCCTTAGAAAAGTGTCGATATACAACAATTTGTTGGAGAATTTGCTGAGTTTACTATTGTAGATAATAAGAATGAAAACCGAGAAGACATATTCAACCAGTGAccaaatttgaaaatagttGATATCGTCACGACAGAACACAGTAGCTGTGATACTAACAATTATCAAACAAATGCTATAGATAACGGACAGGATTCTGTAACGATTGAAGAATTTAAATACTTTGAAGTTAAAGCCACAAAAAAACATAATGGCGAGCACCATTTTGTAGCGGCTTAACAAGTTTTTCCCTTTGTTTTGCTCCGAaaagtttttaagtttaaattgcATTGCGGAagttttagtatttttcaatattttgtagAGTTTCGTCTGATTTATGTGGGAATTGTAATTTATGGTGTTGTTTATTCACAAAGTCACGTCAGAACGGGTTGCGGGCTGAATGTCAATAACAATTCAGGATTAACAGTGGCTCTTTCGAGTTACGTCAATGTTTGTGTATTTGATACTATAGTAGAAAAATGTAATTCgaatatctataatttaaaaaaaatgtatatttgaattttaatatgattctaTAAGTACCTAATTGTCTATGGTCATTtctaatttctaaaatatatttacattattatatagtcATATAATGGGCGTATTTATTGTTTCACGTGTAAAAAAAACCGTTAAATAACGTCTAACCCTTTAAATGAGTAAAGGAGACAGAATTTGTCTAGTAAATACTTGAAGACAGAGTGGTGCTAATCAGACTTTCACCAAATAtattctgttttatataaaatgcaattaCTTATGTCTAGGTAATGGCAGAAATTGCCGTCCATTTCATAATgagagtattttttataatataggtggacgagcatatgggccacctgatggtaagtggttaccaacgcccattgtaagaaatgttaatcatcgcttacatcaccaattcgccaccaaccttgtgaactaagttgttattttccttgtgcctgcaattacactggctccctcacccttcaaaccagaacacaacgataccatgtactgctgttttgcggtagaatatctaatgagtgggtggtacctacccagacgagcttgcacaaatccctaccaccacaCCATCAGTGAGAgaatatctcctgtgcagttgCCTCGTCTCCATTAGGAATGAGCGTCATGATCAGCTACGATCAGAGggacatatttatattgatatttgatgGATCAAATCCAAAGTACGTAATGGGAATCTCATAATGGCAGCTTATAGATTTTAACAGTGAAATGACGTGAACTAACCGCAGCGCGCTCAAAGCCTTTCAATTCTGTTGACAAAAGCACCATGTGTAAAGGTGGCATAAAGGCTATCAgattttgattttctttttttacagttgataaataaaatatattaaatataaaagagttCCAACAATGTCcctcataacttttaaatagttTGACCCGACATtgctatgtataataaatatttacatttgttacaGTCAGAACTCATTTCCAGgcaaaattacttttaactgGCCACATGATGGCagaagcatttatttattttattttatgatatatttgacTAATAGCATAGGTTAGGTAAGTTTTATTTCTGTAACCATGTGTTATGAGATATGTGACAAGTactactaaattataattaattaatccacagattgacaagccggttggcgtggtagatacttgcctttcacgacgaaggttttgggttcgatttccacccaggacagacatttgtgtgaacATGTCTGTTGGTTCTGAGTCCGGGTGTAatgatctatataagtatgtatttacaaaaaaagtagtatatgttacTGCATATACTaccttttttttcttcaatcttCCATTCCTACTTCAAAGTATAGTGATATACtttgtcttatttcattgatattCATTGAtatagttgtctggtttccatagtacaaactccgcttagtttgggatcagatgaccgagtgcgaataatgtcccaggatattattatttatttatatactcaaaCATAGGATTACTTCAGGACTATATAAAAGACTTTAAGTCTTTGAAATGTCAAATTTTCTTAACAAATAGCTTTCCTGAagtgattgatttattttaacttgatgatataagtatcaaaattaaaaacattatgtttttaaacatCATTGTTATTGCTTACAATAAAGTTGCCAGCTGGTCTCTTTATACATGTAttctatataatagaataaataagaagatcAATATTTTCTCACTAACGACTTACCAGTGAAAATGCAAATGACCAACTGGCTTCTCAATTTGggctatgatgagactgaattattactaaaccgattaataaaacattgacCTAACTTATTTCTccttcctaccccatcccttccttattatacactatacaaatatttttagtatatatatttcgatgtatatatgtatatattatatttttttttaaattaaatgatatttgatcgTTATGTttgcaatgaacaaataataaataaatgtgccgTCGAATTagagggcgttagtagctaccatacagtattatactattgaagttactatcatatatattgtttaagatttgtttaatttgttcgaaataaaatagaataaataaatgtacacgATGAACGTATATTGTCTAGCGTTTGTGTCAATAACAACAATTGTAACAACAATCAAGGAAAAACACTGACATAAAAGCAAGCTAAATTGTTTAAGAGTTGCCATTAGGTGGCTCAGTCGACGTTCACATGCTCTTACACTATTATGTTGTTATTGCCTTGCGAATCAAAAGAAAGCTCACTTGAGACTTTTTTGGATGTGGCATTATCTATCatccatatttaatttttgactaCCTCGTTCGCCTAATGGATTAGTGGCCAACGGGTTAACAGATCCAGATGTCCTGGGTTAAAACCCTGGATGAAAGACTCTCAGTATGGCCGGAGCCTGGATGTAGgaaatatgtaaatttcatTTGCTTAGGAAAGCCGTTGAtccagcgcctgaactctttccagtcgtatcTGACTGGCAATAGACTGAcactatataattaattggcAAGGCTTGGCATCAAATTGTAACTAATTTCAAATgagtatttttttgaattaaaaccGTTTCAAACtgttattcaattttttaaaaagtaacttaAAAAACTTCTTTAGCCACCTGTATCATACAAAAATAGAATACCGCATCCATAATGTTGTATTATCTTCATTTCGAGGAAAGCCCCTCTTCACGATTGTCGTTAACTTGAATGATTGAGAACTTACGCTTTCGACTTCATTGCTTTCAATTTGTCTATATACAGGTTgttgtttttgaataaaaaaaacttataataattcattataattagttatagaTAATAAGAATTTTGGGAACTAGAAAATTCGGTGTCAACATTGGCaggtaaagatttttttttaatttacaatctcgtataaaaaaatatacaaaatataaaacgctTAGTCAtcttaatcttaaataaatgttattacatttatctttattattcaaGACACTCATATTACACAGCTAATAGTAATATAGATCAAGTtagcaacatttttatatttttatttaaaataacattagcaATAGCCACAAAGGCCAGTATCGAACGTgttgaaatttttttatttaattgtgtaaataaaatttcaagtaaCGTAATACCATGTTAGATAAGATAAGTAATATCATGTTTGtcgaaatttatatttgtttttatttagtaacagcctgtataatAAGGAAATATCGCAGGTTGTAATGCTCAATGGACTGGGCATCCGATCGCGAACGCTGTAAATAATAACAgcgttttttttcctttattactttatatacaacAAAGGTAATCTAATTATTCCTGTTAGTCTATGCGGTtttcttatcttatatataatattatttatttaaaaaaaatagtattaatcaACGAAGaattgtttgttaattatatataatatttataaaacaatattttaccaAACTTTTGCTAGTatcatttatcttatttattgaaCCAGGCATGAAACGACTCAATATATACTATTAGGGTAAGTAaactaacagcctgtaaatgtcccactactgaaaaggtttgaagcttattccaccactgctccaatgcgggttggtggaagacACATGTAgcacaatttcaatgaatttagacacatgcaggtttcctcacgatgttttccttcaccgtcaagcacgagatgaattataaacacaaattaagaacatgtaatatcagtgatgcttgcccgggtttgaacccacgatcatcggttaagattcacgcgttctaaccactaggcaatctcggTTACTATTAGGGTTACTATTGAAAAaagagtaaaaagtaaaaaaaacttgtcaaGACTTGTCTCCGTGAGCATATTTTGTCAGAAAGCTCCTAGTTCTCTTCATCTTTGACAtctataatgcattattattcatatatatatataaaatttatattttagctctgttttgtattttctttgttgttgtcatatttgtatgtatgtatatttcttattatcaaTTATCGCCCTCACAAATTTCtgtttagcctaaaggttgactggtagagaatgtcTTTACGCATTAagtctggtggtagagctttgtgcaagcttgtctgggtaggtaccacccactcataagacattaaaaagcagtacttggtattgttgtatttcggtttgaagggtgagtgagccagtgtaattaaaggcacaaggaacataacatcttagttcccaaggttggtggcgtattggtgatgtaagcgatggttaacatttctaacaatgccaatgtctatgggcgttggtgaccacttaccatcaggtggcccatatgctcgtccgcctacctattatatataaaaaagtccgCCTTATGACCTACTACACATGTAATGGTAATGGTAATGGTAACACACATGTATGGTAgtcaaaatagtatttaaataaataaaatttcacgtCTTTTCAAGATCTTGACGAATCGCAtcaatttaatgtcaaagttatttatttgtctctCTTATGGTTGGAATAGTCAATACATAATATCGTAGCGCAATGAAATGATTACAATATACAGTTTACTATATAGATATTTGCTCAATTTCCAGACAAAATTGAGCCGCGGGGAAAATTTAAAACCGCAAAATGATAACGACGACACGCGTCACATCAAAGGAATTACGAAAATGTCCGCGACGGGGGATTACATGTCttggttttttttgtttatcggACGCTTTGTGGAAAGTTTTCTGTTAGAGTTTCACAGTCAATGTTCGAAGTCGGGCTGTGGAGTTGATTGAATTTGTTTACGATTTTGGATATGGTATTATTTTAACGTTTCGTTTcacactttatttttataagatattataaagtatcagttttatttgtttgtgattCTATCACCATTAGGaagctatatttattatttatatttatgaagtaatataaaatatttcaataatgatAAGACTGTTATAGTCACaacgatatttattatattatatttagatattattttcatatatcaaaATTAGTCTATAATTGCAGTCAATTTTACTTGAGAATTATCTTTGTCCATTTCCTATTCTATATGCGTTTGTCTAAAAGAATCAAATTCATCAatccatttaatttatttaatgttatccaTTCGAGCCGTTATATCAAAAGTTTTAATAGTACAGATGAATAGCTGTCTAATTCCATCATCATGGCCAGTCATATCCACGTCTAACTTTTACCTGATCCGTGTAGAACCAACTCTTCTATGAAGTAGAAAATTGTTCTCAACTCCTTTGTCCGCTGACCACTCtgaattttttactattaaattcaGTTGCAGTCAAGTGGCGAGTATTATGGTGCAATTTGTGCTCTCAACGGCTTCCTGAGTAGTTGGATTGTCTCTTATTACAAAGGTTTTTTTGAAGTGATACATTGAAATTACTTTTACATACTTTAGAGTGTGAGGCTGACTCAAGATCAACTTACAAGTCTTGCTAAGATTTGaaacatttatatgatataatatctataataatattgtaaatgaaaaGCTCTGCctgtttattaaacttttatggcttaatcactgaaccgattttaatgaaatttatgtgACTTGTCCAAATCTCCAAAATGCGGGTGAAGTCGCGAACGCAAACTACTAAGgtatatatgattaattttcataaaatatataaaaacaatgacaTAATAACCAAATTGATGTTATATCTATTTAGaaatagacaaagacaaaacagttcggtaagtagctttaaaaaaattgaaataatagtagaaaaaaaggttaagaatatgaaaattcataatattgttaTCAATGTCGACTACTGTTTTCTTCGTCTTTCATTTTATCCATGTACTTAAACCTAAGTACAGTGATTAGTAAAACAATCACGTGTCTtcctttcgaatgacaaatcaacaATGACAGCCAGTAATGACAATGATTAGCTTAATGACATAGTGACAtagtgtcttcttctttcgaatgtcaaatcaataatgacaacagtgattattaaaacaattacatgtcttcttctttcgaatgacaaaatCGACAATGACAGCCAATAATGACAGTAATTAGGTAAACAATCATGTGTCTTTCGAAtaccaaatcaataatgacaatcattaaaatcaattataccaaatcaataatgataatcATTAAAATCCACTATGTTCTTCTTTTGAGTGTCAAATCAACAATGGCaatcaataatgataatgattagCTAAAACAAACACCAAAGTCAAGGAGACAAGGACTGTTGaagaaatgattatttaataataatagtaataataataataataatcatttatttgcatgaaacatagttttacagatgttatgatttctttataagtctctaatacatttcgcccacgataagcaagcaaatatatttgttaacaagtaattaatattaaatacagatcgCACCAattgtctattaaaataattatattaatatatgtataaaaattataaagaaatagcaataattaattaaaatcaatgatttacttaagtttatacatttaagtgcatagttaaataatgaaatatagatttactttaagaaaaaaataaaccatatataaaagtaaCCGAAAGCATTTGCCAATATAAGATACAAAAGTCAAGAAAAAATCCTATATAATGAGACAGCAAAATAATACAATGACGGGTTTCCTATTTCAACATACGTAACCATGGTTGCTCAATTAGGGATAGTCGGACGGACAAAAGGTGGACGTAATGATTGCTATTATCCACTACAGACCACTTGCTATTGTGAACAATATCCACACTTGATAATATTCAAGTGTATTGGGAGTATGGTTTAATGTCTTATTTATGGAAACTTATTTATACTGACCAGTAGGGTTTTCGGGTAGTTCTAGATGGTAGTGGAT
Coding sequences within:
- the LOC126776618 gene encoding uncharacterized protein LOC126776618, encoding MNRVWRFLLLDIVRHRLNLLRQRLDEMPGYNYYLYAHDNKTVKTDKIKFFTNLYKDIADIIDLIKPEIHASIFISIICGLPKLIFNVYHILLVVEDREPIESIGFLIIHICQVCFLLFSPCIVVELHLMEVEKIRTILIHHLICETDPKTKEDIEIFLTYTNIRSFQSKIWRFIPLNVSLPIEIANVCSSTIIVLINFTHLYG